The sequence below is a genomic window from Pseudomonas cannabina.
GGCTGCGTCGGGGTCGATTCGGGTGGCGTTGGCTCGGCTTCCTGCGGCTTCTTGCGCAGCCATCCGAACAGGCCTTTCTTCTCTCCAGCCGCGGCTGGGGTCTTCTTGTCGTCGTTGGAACCAAACATGGAGGACGGCTATCTCAAGGTTGCGGAACGCCAGAGGGCGGCCCGGAAAAATTTTGACATGCAAAACAGACTGCGTTCAGGACGTCTTGTTCACTCAGCGGCCGCTTGTGCAGCTACCTTTACCTGCGTTTCAGACAGGTTTCACTCGCAATCGGCCAGTGAAGGCTGTCTCTGAAGCAAACGGATCGGTATCCTAACACCCCCGCGCCCGCCGACGCTAAGTTCACGCGGGCCGTCTTACAGGTTCGAACTACGAATGAATGCTCTAGCCCACCGCGCCGCAGGCCTGCTGCTCAGCACAGTTTGTCTGCCATTGACAGCACTGGCTGCTGATCCGCAACCGACCCGTGAATTCACCCTCGACAACGGCCTGAAAGTCGTTGTCCGCGAAGATCACCGCGCACCGGTGGTCGTTTCCCAGATCTGGTACAAGGTCGGCTCCAGCTACGAAACGCCGGGCCAGACCGGTCTGTCCCATGCGCTTGAACACATGATGTTCAAAGGCAGCAGCAAGACCGGACCGGGAGAATCCTCGCTGATTCTGCGCGATCTGGGTGCCGAAGAGAACGCTTTCACCAGCGATGACTACACCGCCTACTATCAAGTGCTGGCTCGTGACCGCCTGAGCGTGGCGCTGGAGCTGGAAGCCGATCGCATGGCGACGCTGAAACTGCCGCCCGACGAGTTCAGTCGCGAAATTGAAGTCATCAAGGAAGAGCGTCGTATGCGCACCGATGACAAGCCGATGGGCAAGGCCTTCGAACGTTTCAAGGCGATGGCCTACCCGGCCAGCGGCTATCACACGCCGACCATCGGCTGGATGGCGGACCTGGAACGCATGAAGGTTGAAGAACTGCGCCACTGGTACGAATCCTGGTACACCCCGAACAACGCCACGCTGGTGGTGGTCGGTGATGTGCAGGCGGATGAAGTCAAGGCGCTGGCAGAACGCTTCTTCGGGCCGATCCCGCGCCGCGATGTGCCGCCCTCGAAAAAACCGATCGAGCTGGCCGAACCCGGCGAGCGCAAGATCACCCTGCACGTCAAAACCCAGCTGCCGAGCCTGATTTACGGCTTCAACGTGCCGAGCGTCGCGACCGCTGAAGATCCCCGCTCGGCCAACGCCCTCCGTCTGATCGCCGCCCTGCTGGACGGTGGCTACAGCGCCCGCATTCCGGCACGACTGGAACGTGGCGAAGAACTGGTCTCCGGCGCCTCGTCGCGCTATGACGCCTTTGCCCGTGGCGACAGCCTGTTCATGATCAGCGCCACGCCGAACATGCAAAAGAAGAAGACCCTGGTCGATGTCGAAGCCGGGATCTGGCGCCTGCTCGATGATTTGAAAACCAAGGCACCGTCCGCTGAAGAACTTGAGCGCGTCCGGGCCCAGGTGATTGCCGGCGTGGTGTACGAGCGCGATTCGATCACCAGCCAGGCGACCATGATCGGCGAACTGGAAACCGTCGGCCTGTCCTGGAAACTGATGGACAAGGAACTGGAAGACCTGCAGAGCGTGACCCCGCAGGACATTCAGAAAGCCGCCAATACCTACTTCACCCGTGAGCGCCTAAGCGTTGCACACGTTTTGCCTGAGGAGAAAGCCAAATGATCAAGCGCAATGCTTCACGTCATGCGCTGCTCGGCCTGATCCTGGCTGGCTCGCTCGGAGCCTTTGTTGCCCAGCCGGTGCTGGCCGATAACGCCGCTGTTGCCGAACCAGCCCAGGCCACGCCGACACTGGGCAGCAACCTGCAAACCCTGAAAGAACTGGACGGCAAGGCGCCTGCCCGCCGCGCGCTGAACATCCAGACCTGGAACACCGTCGAAGGCACCAAGGTGCTGTTCGTCGAGTCCCGCGAGCTGCCGATGTTCGACATGCGCCTGATCTTTGCCGCTGGCAGCAGCCAGGACCAGAAATCACCCGGCATCGCCCTGCTCACCAACGCCATGCTCAACGAAGGCGTGAAAGGCAAGGACGTCAGCGCCATCGCTCAGGGCTTCGAAGGCTTGGGCGCAGACTTCGGCAACGGTTCCTATCGCGACATGGCCGTTGCCTCGCTGCGCAGCCTGAGTGCGGTCGACAAGCGTGATCCGGCCTTGAAGCTGTTCGGCGAAGTGGTCGGCAAACCGACCTTCCCTGCCGACTCGCTGGCGCGTATCAAAAACCAGTTGATCGACAGCCTCAAAAGCCAGAAACAGAGCCCCGCCGCTATCGGCAACAAGGCACTGTTCGAGCGTTTGTATGGCGATCATCCTTATGCTCACCCGAGCGAAGGTGATGTCAAAAGCATCAATGCCATTACGCTTGCCCAGCTCAAGGCTTTCCACAGCAAGGCTTATGCGGCGGGCAATGCGGTCATTGCGCTGGTCGGCGACCTGTCACGGGATGAAGCGCAAGCCATCGCCGCACAGGTTTCCGCTTCGCTGCCAAAAGGTCCGGCGCTGGCCAAGGTCGCCAATCCGGTCGAGCCCAAGGCGGGGCCGACACACATCGAGTTCGCTTCCAATCAGACCCACCTGATGCTCGCGCAACTGGGCATCGACCGTAACGACCCGGATTACGCAGCGCTGACTGTCGGTAACTCGGTACTCGGCGGCGGTGGCTTCGGCAGCCGCCTGATGACCGAAGTGCGTGAGAAACGCGGGCTGACCTATGGCGTATCGTCCGGTTTCACGGCCATGCAGGTTGCCGGGCCGTTCATGATCGGTCTGCAGACCCGTGCGGAGATGAGCGAAAACACCCTCAAGCTGGTGCAGGACATCGTCCGCGATTTCCTCGCCAATGGTCCGACCCAGAAAGAACTCGATGACGTGAAACGTGAGCTGACCGGCAGCTTCCCGCTGACCGCCGCCAGTAACTCGGCCATCGTCGGCCAACTGGGCGCTATCGGCTTTTATGACTTGCCGCTGACTTACCTGGAAGACTACATGACCGCCGCCCAGAGCGTGACCGTCGAACAGGTCAAAGCCGCGATGAGCAAGCATCTGAGCGCCGACAAGATGGTCATCGTCAGCGTTGGCCCGACGGTGGAGCAAAAGCCGCTGCCCGCGCCGACTGACACACCTGCTCGCCAACCTGTAGGGGTCCCGGAACACTGATGGCCAATCCACGTCCGAAGGGCCATAACGGCCTGGGTCAGCTTCGTATCATCGGGGGGGAATGGGGCAGCCGCCGCCTGACCTTCCCGGACGCCCCCGGCCTGCGCCCGACGCCGGATCGCGTGCGCGAAACGCTGTTCAACTGGCTCGCGCCGCACATTGCCGGCGCCAAAGTGCTGGATGTCTTCACCGGCAGCGGCGCGCTGTTTTTCGAGGCCCTGTCGCGCGGCGCCAGCATGGGCCTGGCGCTGGACAGCAACGCAGCGGCCATCGCCAGCCTGCGCCAGAACCTCAACGCCCTGAACTGCTCCAGCGGCCAGGTTTCCCAGACCGACGCCTTGCGCTATCTGGAAACCGCTGTTGCAACGCCTTTCGATCTGGTCTTCCTCGACCCGCCCTTCCACCAGGGCTTGCTGGCCTCCGCCTGCAACCTGCTGGAAACCCGAGGCTGGCTGGCCGACACGGCCAGGATCTACACCGAAAGCGAAACCCCGCCATCGACCACCGGCCTGCCCGGCAGTTGGCGGCTGCATCGCGAGAAAAAGGCCGGACAGGTTTATTACGCGTTGTGGCAGCGGGGATAGCGAAAAACTTGTTTAGACGGGGCGCACCAACATTGCGTCCCGCAGATTCGGCAATCGC
It includes:
- a CDS encoding M16 family metallopeptidase, whose amino-acid sequence is MNALAHRAAGLLLSTVCLPLTALAADPQPTREFTLDNGLKVVVREDHRAPVVVSQIWYKVGSSYETPGQTGLSHALEHMMFKGSSKTGPGESSLILRDLGAEENAFTSDDYTAYYQVLARDRLSVALELEADRMATLKLPPDEFSREIEVIKEERRMRTDDKPMGKAFERFKAMAYPASGYHTPTIGWMADLERMKVEELRHWYESWYTPNNATLVVVGDVQADEVKALAERFFGPIPRRDVPPSKKPIELAEPGERKITLHVKTQLPSLIYGFNVPSVATAEDPRSANALRLIAALLDGGYSARIPARLERGEELVSGASSRYDAFARGDSLFMISATPNMQKKKTLVDVEAGIWRLLDDLKTKAPSAEELERVRAQVIAGVVYERDSITSQATMIGELETVGLSWKLMDKELEDLQSVTPQDIQKAANTYFTRERLSVAHVLPEEKAK
- a CDS encoding M16 family metallopeptidase; the encoded protein is MIKRNASRHALLGLILAGSLGAFVAQPVLADNAAVAEPAQATPTLGSNLQTLKELDGKAPARRALNIQTWNTVEGTKVLFVESRELPMFDMRLIFAAGSSQDQKSPGIALLTNAMLNEGVKGKDVSAIAQGFEGLGADFGNGSYRDMAVASLRSLSAVDKRDPALKLFGEVVGKPTFPADSLARIKNQLIDSLKSQKQSPAAIGNKALFERLYGDHPYAHPSEGDVKSINAITLAQLKAFHSKAYAAGNAVIALVGDLSRDEAQAIAAQVSASLPKGPALAKVANPVEPKAGPTHIEFASNQTHLMLAQLGIDRNDPDYAALTVGNSVLGGGGFGSRLMTEVREKRGLTYGVSSGFTAMQVAGPFMIGLQTRAEMSENTLKLVQDIVRDFLANGPTQKELDDVKRELTGSFPLTAASNSAIVGQLGAIGFYDLPLTYLEDYMTAAQSVTVEQVKAAMSKHLSADKMVIVSVGPTVEQKPLPAPTDTPARQPVGVPEH
- the rsmD gene encoding 16S rRNA (guanine(966)-N(2))-methyltransferase RsmD; translation: MANPRPKGHNGLGQLRIIGGEWGSRRLTFPDAPGLRPTPDRVRETLFNWLAPHIAGAKVLDVFTGSGALFFEALSRGASMGLALDSNAAAIASLRQNLNALNCSSGQVSQTDALRYLETAVATPFDLVFLDPPFHQGLLASACNLLETRGWLADTARIYTESETPPSTTGLPGSWRLHREKKAGQVYYALWQRG